The Quercus lobata isolate SW786 chromosome 4, ValleyOak3.0 Primary Assembly, whole genome shotgun sequence genome segment tGCAACAATGTAGTTAAATACACAAATACAAATGTAGTATACTAAATTAAACAGTTGTTTTTACAATAGTAAGTACCTACCTAGGGCTTGGACTAACCGCAATTGGATTTGTGGAGTGTTACCGAGGTTTTtcacttcaaacttcaaagggAACTtagatgaaaatgaaatttcagactgttgtaggttttttttttttttttttttttaagttgatagTTTAGGGGAGGATAGATTTGAACTTAAATAtctcaattgaaaatattaaaaaaatgctatttaAGCTCTTAACTttaatagtgttttttttttttttttttttttttaggaaacagtaatacttattagaatacacAAACAATAATACTTTTGTAGTGGTACTCtagttatataatgtattatatgCCTGTTTAATAGTGTTGTTTTAAATTGTTTGATTATGTTTCAACAATCAAAGAATTGAGAAGATGGTAGTACCTTATAAATAAACTGGTTAAgaatatctttattttcttttaatttagcTTGTAGAAGACTATGCTCtcttacccaaaaataaaaataaaaataattacactTGGAAAAGGCTATTTTCTCTAAAGAAAataacccttttattttttaaggttattttcttttttgacttttctcaaattcatttttctAGTATATGATAAACTAAATCAAGTATTAAAAGAGCAATATTAGGGGAGCCAAAGGATGACTAATGagtttaaataatatagtttggtaTTAAATCATTAATTTTTACCACCGTATACTTTTGGCGTGATGGACATTAAATCACTAATGAGTAAGGGTTAGtgttcaagtctctagaaggAAATTTAACACACATTCAATTAGATCAGGTAAGCTAGAATagaattctatatataaatatatatatatatacacacacacacaccattatttttcttttttagtactctttcaatttgtgacaaaaattttcTCCATACTAATTTGAAATGGATCATAATTATGAACCAATCAAAAGGCTAATATGTCAatgggaaaaacaaaaataaaacaaaaagtgacTTAGATGGCACTGGTTTAAGCACTCCAATGTTAAGTTAGTGGTGATGaccctagagaaaaactctCCATGGAGATAATATGCACCCATATCTTAGGGTGAGAATTTGTTAAATGCATGTAAAATAAGAGTATTCATCCGAAAATgtaaaggaaataaataaataaataaatgcatttaagataacaaaaaaacattttatctattttacctaaccaattttataatacacctttatatttcatattttattttagaatacaaTACATAAAAGAGAGATactacgtctacaatatttttacaacaaatcacaggtggttagttattattattggttcaaatttcaaactaacgctaagattacttttttaccccaacaataacaactagtaacaacttgccacttaagatttgttgtaaaaatgttctaaaaatgttgtagacatatcattcctctaaaataatcttttgtttttttctcacacAGAAATCAACCCAACCGTCCAACCACCATTACAACCTGTTATAAAACCCGATCAATCCatcacaaaacccaaatttttaacccaacaacaaccaccatcgATGACCACGGCAACCCCAATGCATGATGGTGAGAGAGAACCAAgagaaagaatagagaaaacAGAAACCCAAACGCTTGTATGTGGGtgtttaaaacatttttcttttcttgagtTGAAGAGAAAAAGGCCAATAGATTTTACTTTTAGGGCCGAATACAATAAAGCCTGTGCTGAACTATCTAATTAGAAAATCCATACAGTTCTAGAAGAGTTGTATAGATTTAATTGTCTACCAGTTTTTCTAGAATTTATGAAGTTTGTGTtctaattataattttgttagatGTGTCTTATATATGCAATTCCCTTCTGATATTTTGGGCCCAAATTACTTGCTTTTGCATTACTTCAGTGGTTTCAAAACCATTTATTTTACATACGGGGTCATTTGGTACATGTGTTCAaatatatgttttcagtttttaaataatattacacgtatttttacatactttttcacccacacatatttccataaaaacttaaattaaaaattgttatttaaacacacATATTAAACGGACCCATCTTCAAAAACATGATTATTAGGATAGCGGTAATTGCATTCCTCCAAGTTATCAAAACTTTTAGTACTATGATAAAGAAACATTGCACAGGTTTTACTTCCTATAAAATACTagattcattttatatttgtctCCTGACCATTGAGATTGCAACAAGTATAACATAAGCAGACTAATCATAAttattcacatttatttttcatctacGCATGAAAAGTAACTAATTTATTTACATGTATTTTTCACCTACTTATGAAAAGTAATAAGTGGCGGCTCCAGGAATATTTTTCAGTGtagtcattaagaaacttaaattatataaaatttaataaaaatagaacttcatatattgatcattaaaaaaaaacacacacgcacacaaagACATAAAgtcttataattttctttttgaattttcttattttgaaatctttgcATAATAGTCTTATTATCAATACTACAAGttacatatttttcaaaattttaattccataaaaattttcttaggctttttctttttgtttgtaaagaccaaatatattgttaaagggatcaaagtttaaagaaaagtttgactacaaactaAGTTGTAGCTTTAAGGCTACAActctcactaaacaaattaatgtagttacatattttaaaattttaaatgttaaattatatgttctttatgttcttaaaacacatgtcaaatttcatgtagttatttactatttaatttataaacttattttttatatataattttagacaacaaaaattcaaaatttaaaaatttgagtGATAATATAGCTTTTGATATttgatctttttaaaattttgcaaatatggaggATTTaagaagataatgtaatctaatggtggattttcgaaaattcacatccaataaaaaaaatattaaggtgAGTTGTAGTCTTAatctacaaccaagtttgttgcaAAATTTTGTCCAAAGTATAATTATGTTgagcctaaaaaaaatttagggtagtcccaaatattttttaaagataaaaaatcataaaatttttaaaatttacatataataattaatttttttccaagtcaGTGGTCCTGTGACCATCCTGAACTCCACTTTGTGAAGCCGCCAGTGAAAGTAACCAAATTTTACACTGGCCTTGAACCATTGCAACCCTCTCCTCTTTCCTCCAGGGTTGAACTGGCTGAGAACTATATTGAGATAATTTGACTTATACACACCACTTGacttcattttatattttttattccattgCTAAAAAATTTCTGGATTTTTGTATAGGTAGAAATCACTAAATAGAAATTATTGACCAAGCCCATGAGGCTCGCCAAGCTTAGGTTGCTCAACAATAGAAACAGCGAGGAGTAAAAGAAACTCGAGAGGATAAAAAGTTACAAACATATTTCTTGTGTCATGTTAGACCTTTCACATTACAAATATCAATCCTCTAACTAAtaacacacaaatatatatatatatatatatatataatccacaTCCACaaacagaaattaaaattattcaaatttcaaacaaacaTATATTATGATATAAGGGAGATATTGGTATTACACTATTACACCACTACTACTACAGTACAGTACATAAAAGGCTTAATATAAATTATAGGTGAGGTTCTCATTCGCAGGTGTCCCAGTAACACCAAGGTCCTGCTTGTTTTCATCTTTACCAGGACCAAATACAGGGCCACCTTTTCCAGCAGCATCTTGGACCTTGTCCTGAAACTTATCTATTTGAATCATACCCTGATCCTCTTCTGAACGTATCTCAATCTTGGTTTTGTTATCTCCCCCAGATATTGACTCGTATGTTGTTGCAATCTTTGACTCCGGTGGCAGTGCTCCCTGTGCCCCTGACATCACTTCTAATTTCTCTACTCGATCACTGTAATAATATATGCCAATATATCTTAATTTGCCTTTGTCTATATATGCCACAAGTTCGAtttactagtatatatatatatatatatatatatatatataacctcaTCACCCTAGCTTATATATGAATTGTTTAGGCTGTACATAATATATATTCATTCATCACGTATACTTTTGTAGCCGGTACTGCATATATTCGTGTCTACTGTCTAGTATAATAGTAGGCCACGTTAATCATTAAAGTTAGCGTGGAATTGCATGCCATGACCAACGTGGTGGTGTGTGCTGTATTTGCACTTTGCATATTGCAACGTGTATATATGCTTACTGACATGGAACCGCACCGCCACCGTTTGACATTGAGACTGTGACCCCACGCTTAATTAATTAAGACGACCTCTAAATTAAACAGGTCATGAACATCTTCAATCGCTTCCTAGGCTCCTAGCTAGCTTATACTACCTTTTCTAAACAAGTAATTAGAGtatacaagtatatatatatatatatatatacacacacacacagcaacataataatttaatatgatTTGATCTCTCTTTTCAagcatattttaattaatatgacAAGAACAGAGTAACAATTTAAAACCCAATAGAGATGCAAGTGTAACAACTGCTTTAAGGTGTGCTTGTGGTGACTAGGTAGACAATCGAGGGCCATTCTCATAACTACATAATATGCATACACATATGCTCCTAGTGTTGAATATCTTAAAGGTACCCAGCCAAAACAATAGATGTAATAACTGCTTTAAGGTGCTTGTGGTGGCTAGGTATTCGAGGGTAATTCTCGTAAGGGTAATACATgttgcaaataaaataaaataaaaattattgatgtaAGGGTAATACTTCTTGCAAATGCACccaaaaattattgaaatcatGGTTTAAAGTCATGATTTTCAACATGAAAAATGTGACTTTAAGTCAcgatttcaattgttttttgagttgtgtaaaactatgtaaaatatgttattttataataaGGGTAAATTTCAATAACATACTGTAAGATTTGGGATAATACCAACAATGTTCAAAAACATTTCAAAACCAaccaatttagtccctaaataACGCTAGGGATGTGAGTCATTTTGACCGtttgtcttctctctctctctcgtccctctttgttttttctttgtgtgtATACCAAAGTCCAAATCCATACCAAATCAGCAAGACCACGGCCTCACCACCATTTTTATAAAGCCCACCACCACAAACAAATCTTACACACAATTAAACTCGAAatcaaaaaaacccaaacccattttGAAATCATCCAAACACATTTATATGTGTTGTACATCTAAACCCATTTTGAAATTAACCCCAAAATCCCACTTTCTAAACCCTAATAGCCAAGCTTGAAATCAAAAACACCCAGTACCCCATTTTACAAACCCAAATCTAAATCATTTAAATCACTTCAGCCAACAAAAAAACCAATCCCTAAATCaaccaaatcaaaaaccaaacacaaaaggGGGTTCAGCCATaaacaaaatgagaaaataaatgagaaaaacaaagagaataaAGTGAAATAAAGAGGAGGAGGCAGCCAGTGGTTGTGGTGGTGCTGTTGAGCTAATCTACCATTAGTGCTAGTGGGGAGGCGTGGGCTTCATGAAGCTCGGCCATGCTaagcttgagagagagagaaccaccAGTAGCCATGAGGTTTTTGGAGATCAaagtataaattaattataagtttattttgCAATAATAGATcaatcaaatttataagtcaaaGTAAAGAAGATGATGAAGGGGTATGAAATCACACAacattgggcctgacggattcgGGCTCATGGGCTGACTTTGAGGAAGGGCCTAGGGCTTAGCATCACTTGAAATACTTGGTGTACACGTTTGAAATCTGAGGGGATCCTAGGGAAATCAGAATGTCCGCACAAGGATAATTCTAGAAGAACccactctacaaggaaatgtttgTCCATGACGTTTGAGATTGCTCGAAGTAGAgtcccataaggaaaagatttCTAGTCCAAGGAGGAGAAGTCGACtttcttctactataaaagTTTCAGTACCCTCGCAAattaaggtacgcataatttaccctctctagcactctagagttgtgagaataattctaacttgaccttcggagggtttttggccggcaccacaccagtGCTCCCTAAGGTCTTCTGTTATTTTGTTGTGCAGTTTCACTTTGAGTCGCGAGTGCTGTGTAACCTATTGGtgatattttcggcatcatcaaacGTAagtaaattttgtgtcaaattaattgttaagatctaaatgcgatttttcttgaagtttaaaatcaacaaatttcTACTTTGGATGTTAGGCTTACTATTTCTCACACTAGAGTTTAGATAaagtagtttaaaaaaaaaaacacacacacacacacacacacacacacacacaaattttaaaaccACAAATAAGCATTTGGCAAAACAGtgaaaaaaaagtgtgttttctatttttaaagttACAATAAGTGTTTGGATAACATTAATGTAAAATACTAGTGGTTTTGgttgtaaattaccaaaaaagactTAACTATATTGTTAaggatttttttatgtaatcaaaatttattttaggtgaAACTGTACTATTTGTCCCTGAAGTTTACCCTGTGAGCGCatttggtccctcaagtttcaagtgagcactattggtccctaaagtttaaaaaatgagtgatACTAGCCCTTCGGCTAAATTCTGTAAAAAATAATGCTTATGTGGCTAATGGAAAAGTGACGtggtatttataattttactgCAGGCACTTATAAACTGATATGGCAACTTAAGTGTCCTATACCATAtcagttatttaattataaagttgCCATGTAAtctttaattggattttatttattcttatgccaaaaaagaaaaaaaaaaaaaaaaaaaaaaaaaaaaaaaaaaaaaaaaaaaaaaaaaaaaaaaagaagggattGGCTTCAGCCCCTCACTCTCTCCTCCCCTATTTTCCCTTTCTTCGCTTCATTGTTTTCTAGTTTTCTAATCAAGTGGCTGGACCACCTCAAAGCCAACAATAATTTACTAGAAAATCTCTTAACAAAAATCCAGATTTGAGTGGAAGAGAACCGCCTTTGAGGATACAAAGTCTTTTACGTAACTCTCTTTCTAATCTAAATTGATTGGCCATAAATCCTCTCTTGTTAACGAGAGTAGTCTAGTGTCAAGAGCAagaaactaacaaatattttgaGAACAACAAAAGTGATAGGCAACAAAGATTCCCACAGTGACTATCATTGGTTCATGgcagagaaagaaaaaggaccaattttttttttcaattttttttaaggaaaattaaacTTGAATATAATACTTCAAACATTTGAAGATTTATAATGcaacaaatttaaacattttttcatGCTATTTATCAATCCTTTGGAAACAAATCTAAACAAAGAAACATAAAGATCTTTAGGAGATAAGCAGTCAATGGACATTCATGGAGAATGGCAAAGGACAGAGCTTGTGTTGGCTGCTACGGTGGCAATGAAGGCCATTTGGAGGAATCGCTACAGCAGAGGAAGAGCGGCAGTTGCAGCCACCATGGTTGGGAGAATGGCAGGAAAGGAAGATGAAGTGCTTCGGTCATAGGAAGATATTGGAGAGTCTAAGATTTGTTTagcaaattaaaaaagataatgactCATATGCCATTCATTAGTTTGTAAAAGCACTTGTAATAAACAGTAAAAGACGTACCAATTGTAAataactttgtaattttttattaaaaatgccacgtcattaaaaaaaattattaaaaaaaattacaactcaGTATTCCATTAACCACGTAAGCAATACTTCTAACTGAAGTTAACCAAAGGACTAGTACCactcatttttaaaacttgagggaCTAATAGCGCTCGCTTGAAACTTGAGGGACTAATTGCGCTCACAGGGTAAACTTTAGGGACCAATAGTATAGTTTCGcttttattttaaggaaaatatcGTAATGAATGTTAACAATtgcattaataataataactatttTGTTATCTTCtaagataaataataatattatttttatttaatagtaTAATGACAACAAGTACcctttcactttttctttttctttttttaataaaaaggtaGACATTTTACCATATGATGAAATTAGAGGTGTAAATATATAAATGGGTATTTTGTAGACAAAGTAGTATGTTGACTATGTTCAAGTCTAGTCTAGACCATAGCAATACAGTTATACAACCTTAAAGCTAACAAGGCCCTACACGTCTACCACGGGATTCTTTCTCCAAGTGTTGTTTTCACCTTTTGCTCTGGGATTGTAACAGAGAGGGAAGCGAGCATTCAACACTTGGCTGCGTTACTCCATGTAGATCTTGATGCCGGGGAAAGGTAGCTTCTGTTTCTTTAACTATGTCTATGTCTATGTGTGTGTTTGCTAATACAAATGCAATGCAATGCAAGTTGTgttcttttttcaatttcagatttttGTTTATTGCCCAATATGCAATGCAATGGAGCAAACACCATGGGTTTCATTCAGTTGACTAATTGAGTTTTACCTTTTCCTTAAAGCACTATAGCTAATTCAAAGTGTAATTATTACGTACCTACTATTCAATATTCATGCTATGCTGttgtgtttttcttcttcttcattactTCAACtatcctttcctttcctttctttcttttagcaGAGTCTGTTAAGTTGGTGTAACTACAAATCATTTCACATTCTCATATTCatttcctcctcttcttctcaGTGACTGgctctgtaaggttgaatttattcaaccatctaattgactttattccgtgccaaatttgcttgtaattcagcatttagtaaccctgtatttaggtgggtttgatgtaagggtagtgagtgagatagagtgaagattgctcaagagtgtgcaagaaaacagagactcgcggctgggactcgcgggtgactcgcgacttcaagccgccagaagcagcacacgtgccaagcatgctggaagatgaacagtcatgctagctggagcactacaggacaaaacagaacaactggccatacggttatctcgcgactggatctcgcaacttagtcaagccgcgagccacccctgttttgttaaacctgacgtttcacattcctctcccactccagtataaataccccttttacccacgattgaaagagagcttccagagagaattttgagagagaaaccctaaagaaaaacaagattgattcacccacaatctataccttagagtctcttcaaattcttcaactctcttcctctccattgtcaaatccttgagaggcattataccaaacctggttctcaccatcatcatcactgtgagacagttgtttggagttctgggaagcagttaggaaggaaccaatcttcattggttgatgttatggtctagtagcggaatccgggaagctagaaaagaaaaaggttcggcgcaacctcgttgaagcaagaagcttggagggcttaggtgcactgggtagattaggcttggagggtctattgctgtccttgtatcccaactgtattttctagtggattgtttaccgcttggagggcggcggagacgTTTTACGCCgaaggcttcggtttcctcttcgataacacatcgcgtgttgtctttgtgtttgcatcttccttcctctctatctttgcctttttattatctgctgtggattttaatttgttatggcttagatagtatttaatcaatttcatattatagcatatgttaagtttccgcacactagttgtttgacatattgcttgaattggttaagttgtaatttgggggtctaaacgttcaaaggtgtttttacacgtttttgaactttcaattggtatcagagcaggtacacttgttgtggttttattacctaagtgtgatcctagacccctgtgttgtggttgattgttttggaatataccatgctgaattgtagcttaagtgtttgtgaaaatgactctatgcatatgtctgaaaggtgtcttactgatgatcttgtagagttgttaaaaactaagaaacatgctagagtatttgttcacatgctggaatatcttgaaaatcagaatcatgtcttacacagtagcatatctgaatctaaatcattgattaagaaatataaaagaaagaatagaatgttgtgtgagatgattgagaatctgaaaatgaaaaatcaatctgaaagaagcatgaaaactgatgatgagtttgtgtttgaaggtcaagaatgtctgtcacatgtgaacctatttgtgcatacctcattgaaggtgtttaatgcatgtttgtggtatcttgacagtgggtgttctcgccatatgacaggggataagtctctgtttaagacactcaaagaaaaggttggtgattatgtgacctttggtgatggaagtcatgctcaagtcctaggcaaaggaaccattgagatacctggtttgccgctgttgaaagatgtgctgtacataaaagggctgaaggcgaatttgctgagcatcactcaaatttgtgatgatgattttctggtacaattctctaagaagggatgtgtgatcatcaatgaagaggggattcaggttttggaaggaaatcggactacagataactgttatggaatagttcccacggcacccatatcgtgtagaagtgctcgtgtggatatgttggagctgtggcatcacagatttgggcatgccaacttcaaacaagtagcaaaagttttcaaacttgaagcagtcgagggacttcctaagtttggaaaagtgaagaagaccgtttgtggtgcgtgtcaaatggggaagcaaactaaggcaagtcatcacaaggtgaatgtgatagccagctctcggtgcttggagttacttcatgttgatctaatagggcctaccagaactgaaagcctagggggaaagagatacattatggttattgtggacgactactcaagatacacttgggttgaattccttagagaaaaatcagaagcttgtgagaggttggaaattctgtgcaagaaactacaaaacgaaaaagggattccgatagccaaagttagaagtgatcatgggagggaatttgagaatgcaagattcgagtccttctgtgagaagaatggaattaaaagagaattttcagctcccaaaactccacaacaaaatggagtggtagagagaaaaaatcgtgtgattcaggagatggcaagagtcatgttgcttaacaagcaaatacctcaaaaattttggggagaagctgtcaacacctcgtgtcacattggcaataggattttctttcgagttggttcaaagaagactgcctatgagatatggaatgggaagaagccaaaagtgaagtattttcgggtg includes the following:
- the LOC115986246 gene encoding uncharacterized protein LOC115986246, which translates into the protein MSGAQGALPPESKIATTYESISGGDNKTKIEIRSEEDQGMIQIDKFQDKVQDAAGKGGPVFGPGKDENKQDLGVTGTPANENLTYNLY